The DNA sequence ctaacaggtcCTTCCACTCCCTTTCTCTCATTATACTTTCCTCTTATTATAATATTTGTTATTGGGTTCTCTTCTTACACATGGATCCGGAGAGATCATGGCTTTGAGGACTCTAGATAGTTTTGGGATGCTAGATTTtagaggaccctttagaggattAAACATGATCCTAGATCATCATAtatctttgataaattttaatgatgacttggttctgtaggggaacaatctATTGGACGAGAGGACGCTGAGTAGAGTCTTGCTTATTCCGGTTCATAGATCgccgtgagggcgggtgattagttgtttgagttttcaataaagggtaagaatccttgtacgccaatcctacatgatatacatatttttgcactatatatgtttgatatgctatgatccagacaaagcaaaatagttttttatttaattatattttgatcgtgttggcttgtggttggtagtgtgatggatgcatgtatgtgtataacttatacctgcataattaaatttatggatgtggtggtatggactaaccatgttatagtgattgccctgtcacgggctggaaatgtgaccatggttagtctaggtcggataaagtggaaaagggaatggatgtgtgtttgtgaattgattaaatgaacagggactttgggcttatctcgttattattgattgccccatcacaggctggaaatgtgatattatcgattaccctgtcacaggctggaaatgtgatactatcgattgccccgtcacaggctggaaatgtgacactatcgattgccccgtcacaggccagaaatgtgatactatcgattgccccgtcacgggccggaaacgtgatcgggatgtagcccaaagtcggaaagataattgatccggatcaagttaacatgaaatgaaaagaaaaagcattgaaaacagtCATAGTGATTTATAAGCTATATATACTATATCATTCTTATGTGgctggactttcattgatgtttGACGTATAATTATGGGCTTTCATTGATGCTTGATGTACataattatattgattatttgagtcttTTGGAAACTgcttatgatttcatgaaatgtgcatcgatttgtcgtggttttcaaattcttagtattattgtgttggtatggatgtatagggattcttactgggctgtaaagctcacccccccccctcttcttctttttttttaccagagttgcaggatgcatagatttggatgggatgggcgcagaattattagttagtttgtttatccttctttgatgtcgatgaacatttgaagactttgtaattgaaccaatttgtttatttggacatgtcggatttgtctatttgaattattaaattagttgtggatttattggaatttttgttaatcataggccttgcatgatctttagggcactgctctagggctcatgcggccggtcgcgtaccggacccgggtgctgggttcggggcgtgacagagtggtatcagagcttaaggtttagGTATCCTAAGGTTTAGGTTCAGACGAGTGTGAGTGGGGGGAAAAATATCTAATGACTTATTAAAGTACCCTctagatatattttctttgcaaTCTTAAAATGTTAAAAGTAACTTGTGTAGGTTGATATGGCACGAGGGAGTGGACGTGGGCGTAATAGGAGGCCGACTCACTTTGCCGATGGCTCCGCTGCTTGGACGCCCTCCGAACAACAAGAAGGTGCTCCACCCTCGCCGGCCAGGAGTATGCACCCGCAGGAACAGCACGTCAACCCTATTGGTAGTGCTTTGGAGATGGGAACCCCGGAAACTCCAAGGACAGGAACCTCGGGTGAGCCTGGAATTCAGCCTAATGAACCACTGAGTGCTTCTTAGATGATGCAAACAATGATGCAACAACAAGCTACTTCCCGTTCGGACATGATGAGAATGATGGAGATGCAACAACGCTTCATGGAACAGCAGCAACAATTTATGCAGCAACAGTTACAACATCAGCAGCAACAGGTGACTCCTCAGTACCTACAGGGGGCTACGAGTCGGCAGGAGCATCATGTTAGTTTGGCAGAATTCAAAAAGTTTGCACCTTCAGCTTTTAAAGGCACTTCTGACCCTTTAGAGGCTGAGACTTGGCTGAATGAAATGGAAAAGGTTTTCAATGCTCTGAGATGCCCTGACGAGGATAGGGTTACTTTTGCTACATTTATGCTGCTGGGAGAAGCGGATATTTGGTGGAATGTGGAAAGAGGAAAGATGGGACAGAACGCTACATCTTTGACTTGGGAAGGATTTAAGGAGCTTTTCCGTGACAAATATATTCCTCAAAGCGTGAGACGGCAGAAATTTCGAGAGTTTATCCGGTTAGAGCAGGGGAATATGACGGTCGCAGAGTATGCTGCAAAGTTTGAGGAACTGGCCAGGTATGCCCCAGGACAGGTGGAGAATGAAAGAGAACGAGCTGAGAAGTTTGAAAGTGGACTTAGAGCCCGAATCAGACAACAGGTGTCTACCTTCGAGCTATCTTCCTACAAGGATGTGGTTAACAAAGCTTTGGTAGTTGAAAGGGGCTTAAATGATActcaagaagagagggaaagaattttgaaaaAGAGGAATAGACAAGCTGAGCTACAAAATAAACAGGGCAGAAATACTGAATCCAAGCCCAAGAAACAAACTACTGTGAATGATAAAACTCAGCACAAGGATACTGTAAAATGCTATAGATGTGGTGGCCCCCACTATCGAAGAGACTGTCACTGGTTTAATGGGAATTGTTTTTCATGTGGCCAACAGGGCCATAGGGCAGACACTTGTCCTAATCGCAGAGAGCAACAAACTCGACAGGCATCTCAGCCTATTCAGGGAGCTCCAACCAACCAAGCAACTCAGAATGAACAACAACGAGAAGGACAGCAGAGGCCTAGAACCCAGGGGCGAGTCTACGCTCTTACACAACACGACGCCGATGCCTCTAACACCGTGGTGACAGGTACAATTGAAATCTCATCCACGAATGCCTATATTTTGATTGATCCTGGAGCTACTCATTCTTTTGTATCTGCTGATTTTGTTGGAAGAAATAGTACATTGATTTCTTTGCCACTAGAGATTGAACTGTGTGTCTCCATACCTAATGAAGATATAATCTTAGTTAACTCTGtttgcaaagattgtatcttgaaTATTGAAGGCAGGGAAATGAAAGTAGATTTACTAGTCCTAGGGATGAAGGATTTCGACATGATCCTTGGGATGGACTGGTTGGCAGCATATCATGCCACTGTTGACTGCTTCGAGAAAacagtaaaattttaaatttcgggTCAGCCAGAGTTTACTTTTAATGGCAACAGAATGTTACCTCCGCCAAAAGTAATTTCAGCCATACAGGCCAAGCGACTCCTTCGGAAAGGTGATGAAGGATTCTTAGCCATGGTAAAGGGCACCCAGCTGGAAGAACTCAAACTAGAAGACATTCCTATTGTGAGAGAATTTCCTGATGTCTTTCCAGAGGATTTGCCAGGATTACCCCCTGATAGAGAGGTTGAATTCTCCATTGATTTGATTCCTGGCACTGGACCGATTTCTAAGGCCCCATACCGGATGGCTCCAGCTGAATTAAAAGTGCTAAAGGAACAACTACAGGAGCTGTTGGATCAGGGTTTCATCAGGCCTAGTGTTTCTCCTTGGGGTGCCCCTGTattatttgtgaaaaagaaagatggcagTTTTCGGCTTTGCATTGATTATCGAGAAATAAATGGAGTAACAGTGCGGAACAAATACCTTTTACCGAgaattgatgatttgttcgatcaGCTGCAAGGGGCACAAAtcttctcaaaacttgatctatGCTCCGGATATCACTAGTTGAGAATAAGGGCTGAAGACATACCGAAGACAGCATTCAGAACTAGATATGGACACTATGAGTTTTTGGTTATGCCCTTCGGGTTAACAAATGCACCAGCGGCCTTTATGGATCTTATGAATCGGGTGTTCAAACCCTACCTGGATCAATTTGTGGTAGTATTTATTGATGACATTCTAGTCTATTCAAAAAGTCCACAAGAGCATGAGGAGCATTTGAGGATAGTGTTACAAACTCTTAGAGAAAACAAGCTTTATGGCAAGTTGCAGAAATGTGAGTTCTGGTTAAACAGTATCACCTTTCTCGGGCACGTGATCTCTAAGGATGGCATCtctgtcgacccaaagaaagtagAGGCAGTAGTTGATTGGAGTAGACCTACTAATGTGTCCGAGGTGCGCAGCTTTTTGGGAATGGCGGGATACTATCGGAGATTCGTTGAGGGATTCTCTCGTATTGCCACGCCTCTATCTCTGAATGGAAGGAGGATTGTGAGCAGAGTTTTCAGGAGTTGAAAAGACGATTGGTGACAGCTCCGATATTGGCCCTTCCATCTGGATCAGGAGGCTTCAGCATCTATAGTGATGCATCACGCaaggtgttgcccagatagacaacccaagagggggggggtgaattgggttttaaaataattttgcaattaaaacatttgaggatgactaattaatacttttgcaagatgattaattagttgctatgtgctgtgagtgaaatgagagtgagagagagagacacaagcaatcacaaacacaatgtttatagtggttcggagctatcccttgctcctacgtccactccccaagtctcacttgggaattcactataaccctttggattacagccggttgttttacaagctcacaacccaacttgttgttttacgagctcacaacgaactcgatcggttttcccaggctcaccgactagaaccaccccgattgttttcccgggatcacaatcgaacccttacacgttggttttaccctcggctcaccaaccaacctctacactcttgattcaatcccctgattgaatcaagcaaagacaagatggaaagaacaaggacaaacagaaaaaacagagcttctaaaaagcagatatacagcaatataaactagagagaagttaagagccctcaaacacttttgagttggagtagagaagggcttcttgaactgtgagtctcctcttgaatgtctggtcgacttgaaggcaggaggagacttcttttaaatgctgggaagaggtagctggatggagttaatggcgctcttccttcttttctgttgaaaaccagttggcagagataggatgcttgatttctttgagtggaatggtgcttgtttttcttgctacagtcctctgtagctatttaagccatcccccacggaaactagccattagacacctttttctgcccgttctgcacactctgcatatcctgacaatatgtccgttggggtcggagtcgactcgcgcgatctagagtcgactcggctgtagcgggagtcgactcatgcttttctggtgtcggctcggcaactgttccggatttgaattaaagtgacctccgcgactgggagtcgactcgacttaacccggagtcgactcgccaacttttggagctggcttgccattttcggagtcggctcatcccatgaagtccgtggagctaatttttcaacttggcccactcgagttgactcgacaatcctgggagttgactcggcgctcagagcccgaactcccgatcttctgtcttttggctcgtccagtcttggagtcgactcgaactattccagagtcgactcggctctcagtttccgaaacacagccttctgcctttttgatgtagcgctgccttggagtcgactcgagctgtctgggagtcgactcggctctcagagacaataattcggtcttctgtctttttggggtcgcgctgtctcggagtcgactcacgcattgcggaagtcgactcggatctcagagtccgaaaactgctctctgacttttgccttgtgtaccactgagagtcgactctcgctttctttgagtcgacctgccaaccatcggagtcgactcgtgttccacaagagtcgactcgaatctcagggtcgaaaatcgctctctaaCTTTTCTgtttgtaactccttggagtcgactcatactactccggagtcgactcggtactcatcagagtcgactcgcgcacttcaggagtcgactcgctgacaggttttgagttgagtctttctgttcgtctgtcagttctcagtcggagtcgactcgtaatgatccggagtcgactcgagcccgtgccagtgattctgatacgcttggagtcgactcgtaatatcccggagtcgactcgagtctcagactttggttcaaactgacttcttaacttatccaaaatatcttgaaccaagtctagaaacacttagacaagattttcactgaaacactcaattgaattcattagtaaacaaaagatatactcaattgtttgagctcatcaaaatcaaatagggttttaatcaatcactccacaatctccccctttttgatgatgacaaaacattgagtatatgtaaagtgaattgctcaataaacaagaaaatgaaatctataaatgaattcaagtgtttggttttttaatttatccaaacttgaaaggtgtgaaacaataaattttggagttaaagctccccctttcatttggaattatataagccttcatgtcatgcactcaattgtttggcttatatatatttaattatttgactttcttaaaaattcagattctccccctcaacatatgcattctactttgttttgattctctgaattttcttttaatgcattgaagtttttgaactgaaatttttggtttttagagggaaaatctgtcaatttgttcttgagtaggattcaactaatctccgaatatccctcgaatagattctggagattactccattaggagccccaacagagagataatgatccTCGAGGTACCatatccactaagaacaaattatgttttaatttttgatttcttttatgttgattccatttacatatctattaaatatttcttcccctttttgtcatcgtatcaaaaaggaagtgagtataacacgcaatcaattagagagcaaattgcacaaaattgaagagaatatgtctactcattgtattgatgtgtatgtaaatacatttgtgaatacaataagtaaagcaaaaggaatacatgtcaaaatacaaaaagatatCTAAGGCTTTCTCAaggaggatgcggctccccAGGGCgtgcgctctgcaagtagtgtgactgcattggtgacgtgctcgagctgtcggataatggccgaggtggccctgctatgtgtcgtatcgagctcggtcaccgactgctgaagtgtgtcaagcttggcgatgagcacattcgccaagcgctcggccccctgggtagtggtgcccatgtcgtgtcgcatgtcatcgcgcatcttccgagtggtgctcgtgacttcgctcatgctgtggaactgggcttggatcaggaaccttacattgtagatctcttcccgcacatgggccgtcatctcagccacggctgacagggaagggaccaacgctgaagaaggtgcaggagaaggagcaggcactgaaccctggagctccctaagtaggtcgtcccggagatctctaactatctcctgccgcaactcccggagctgctcaggagcgatccggacctccatgggctgagtaggtggagctgaggagggtccggctgaggtggtgggagcagaagtggagggaaaggtaggatagtctgagtctgggtcaggactgggggaatgtctggtggtatgtgtggaggtggatgatttcctaacccaggttccctcgaccttccgaaaccccatcctgtgtagggttcccggatgcatgcgatctgtccatcgcaatgcgcgagagggttccccctcaggaatgggaatctcggcctccctaaatagAAGAgggaacatcatgccataggggagggtgagcctaggtctatctagtggctcacataggtatctatacatcatctcgggaaagttgattggggtgtcctggaggatgtagaacataagagctaggtctctctcagatataaaatcgaagcggccagtcttcggaaagagggacctagagatgatactcaagaggagccgcatctcaactgaaagtgagctagcggacacctcatctaagggggactgaggtggatgtcctAAAATGgctgtaagggcctcagtcctatcctcgggatgtgtgggagccacccctacttgtggaagatggaggacctgagcaatgatatcctccgaaatgaacaatgggacaccgactaccgtaccctcgatacccccatcgcccctatggacggtaccgtagaactccctaactaggccagggtatgtggggagatctagggaacaaaaatactctaagccctgggcccgcagtctctctcctatagtaaagccctcctgggagagatagtcgaaatcgacgtatcttcTGGTGGAGactgccttcccggcgcacggcttcgagggaacctccctcggcagggaacgagccggaggttgtggcctcgcgggatcgttccgagccttggaacgccgctcggcaccggtcgcgggttggggtctcttccggacaacggctttacgaggcattttgacctagggaagaggaaggaacctaaagaagcgaggaagatggacgggaaaaaccttaaggtcggccggagacgctctaggagtcggctctagggcttgtgaacagtggcggcggtgaatagaagtgttgagtaaacgatgaagttagggttaaaaaagtcggatcccgactgcgagtcgactcctctgagtcgcgagtcgactcgacctcgagtcgactccaaagtatgcgcgagtcgactctccttatgcgcctattgacctcgagtcgactctcgactg is a window from the Phoenix dactylifera cultivar Barhee BC4 unplaced genomic scaffold, palm_55x_up_171113_PBpolish2nd_filt_p 000371F, whole genome shotgun sequence genome containing:
- the LOC120105805 gene encoding uncharacterized protein LOC120105805, producing MMRMMEMQQRFMEQQQQFMQQQLQHQQQQVTPQYLQGATSRQEHHVSLAEFKKFAPSAFKGTSDPLEAETWLNEMEKVFNALRCPDEDRVTFATFMLLGEADIWWNVERGKMGQNATSLTWEGFKELFRDKYIPQSVRRQKFREFIRLEQGNMTVAEYAAKFEELARYAPGQVENERERAEKFESGLRARIRQQVSTFELSSYKDVVNKALVVERGLNDTQEERERILKKRNRQAELQNKQGRNTESKPKKQTTVNDKTQHKDTVKCYRCGGPHYRRDCHWFNGNCFSCGQQGHRADTCPNRREQQTRQASQPIQGAPTNQATQNEQQREGQQRPRTQGRVYALTQHDADASNTVVTGTIEISSTNAYILIDPGATHSFVSADFVGRNSTLISLPLEIELCVSIPNEDIILVNSVCKDCILNIEGREMKVDLLVLGMKDFDMILGMDWLAAYHATVDCFEKTVKF